From the Lathyrus oleraceus cultivar Zhongwan6 chromosome 4, CAAS_Psat_ZW6_1.0, whole genome shotgun sequence genome, one window contains:
- the LOC127137346 gene encoding uncharacterized protein LOC127137346 — MDQVNYIFEKPYLTGRVAHWKMDLTEYDVQHVTQKTIKRGMLPDYLAQQPLEDYQSMCFEFPNEEIMLIRDCNIPGPKEGPKLGPRWIVVFDGDSNAHGNDIGAIITSPTGFHLPFTARLCFECTNNMEEYEASIFGIEAVIDLRIKILAVHGDSALVIS; from the coding sequence atggatcaagtcaattacatcttcgagaagccttATCTAACTGGAAGAGTAGCCCATTGGAAAATGGATTTAACTGAGTACGACGtccaacatgtcactcaaaaAACTATCAAGAGGGGTATGTTGCCAGACTATCTTGCACAACAACCTTTGGAGGACTACCAGTCTATGTGCTTTGAATTCCCTAATGAGGAGATCATGTTGATTAGGGATTGCAACATCCCTGGTCCCAAGGAAGGACCAAAACTTGGACCTCGGTGGATAGTTGTGTTTGATGGAGATTCTAACGCTCATGGCAATGACATTGGAGCAATCATCACCTCCCCGACTGGTTTTCACTTACCTTTCACGGCAAGGTTGTGTTTTGAATGTACCAACAATATGGAAGAGTATGAGGCTTCTATCTTCGGAATAGAAGCTGttattgatcttaggatcaaaattctTGCAGTGCacggagattcagccttggtcATCAGCTAA